From the Micromonospora sediminicola genome, one window contains:
- a CDS encoding ATP synthase F0 subunit C: MDIYAAVEGSTAAIGYGLAAIGPGIGVGLVFSAYIQSTARQPESSRMTLPYVWIGFAVIEALALLGIAFGFIWQGQL, translated from the coding sequence ATGGACATCTACGCCGCGGTAGAGGGCAGCACCGCCGCCATCGGCTACGGTCTCGCGGCCATCGGCCCGGGCATCGGCGTGGGCCTGGTCTTCTCGGCCTACATCCAGTCGACCGCCCGTCAGCCGGAGTCGTCCCGGATGACCCTGCCGTACGTCTGGATCGGCTTCGCCGTCATCGAGGCCCTGGCGCTGCTGGGCATCGCGTTCGGCTTCATCTGGCAGGGCCAGCTCTAA
- the atpA gene encoding F0F1 ATP synthase subunit alpha — protein sequence MAELTISTEEIRGALERYVSSYTADVSREEVGTVADAGDGIAHVEGLPSTMTNELLEFEDGTLGVALNLDVREIGVVVLGDFGGIEEGQRVKRTGRVLSVPVGDAFLGRVVNALGEPIDALGDIANEGYRELELQAPNVMARQSVFEPLQTGIKAIDAMTPVGRGQRQLIIGDRKTGKTTVALDAILNQRDNWRSGDPTKQVRCIYVAIGQKASTIASIKGTLEEAGAMEYTTIVASPASDPAGFKYLAPYTGSSIGQHWMYGGKHVLIVFDDLSKQAEAYRAVSLLLRRPPGREAYPGDVFYLHSRLLERCAKLSDELGGGSMTGLPIIETKANDISAFIPTNVISITDGQIFLETDLFNQGVRPAINVGTSVSRVGGAAQVKPMKKVAGSLRLNLAQFRELEAFAAFASDLDRASQNQLARGSRLVELLKQPNYSPYPVNEQVVSVWAGTEGKLDDVPVGEVRRFESEFLQYLRHKHEGVLAAIADNKWGDDIIASLDSAISEFKQVFLGKEDEVRVNDAPAQPLEGEQTRETVTRFRDGSTDRPAES from the coding sequence ATGGCCGAGCTGACCATCTCGACGGAGGAGATCCGCGGCGCCCTGGAGCGCTACGTCTCCTCCTACACGGCCGACGTCTCCCGTGAGGAGGTCGGCACCGTCGCCGACGCCGGCGACGGCATCGCCCACGTCGAGGGTCTGCCCTCGACCATGACCAACGAGCTCCTGGAGTTCGAGGACGGCACGCTCGGCGTGGCCCTGAACCTCGACGTCCGGGAGATCGGTGTCGTCGTCCTCGGTGACTTCGGCGGGATCGAAGAGGGCCAGCGCGTCAAGCGCACCGGCCGGGTGCTCTCCGTGCCGGTCGGTGACGCGTTCCTCGGCCGCGTGGTCAACGCGCTCGGCGAGCCGATCGACGCCCTCGGCGACATCGCCAACGAGGGCTACCGCGAGCTGGAGCTGCAGGCCCCGAACGTGATGGCCCGGCAGTCCGTCTTCGAGCCGCTGCAGACCGGCATCAAGGCCATCGACGCGATGACCCCGGTCGGCCGTGGCCAGCGTCAGCTGATCATCGGTGACCGGAAGACCGGCAAGACCACGGTCGCGCTGGACGCCATCCTGAACCAGCGGGACAACTGGCGCTCCGGCGACCCGACGAAGCAGGTCCGCTGCATCTACGTCGCGATCGGCCAGAAGGCCTCCACCATCGCCTCCATCAAGGGGACGCTGGAGGAGGCCGGCGCGATGGAATACACCACCATCGTCGCCTCCCCGGCCTCCGACCCGGCCGGCTTCAAGTACCTCGCGCCCTACACCGGCTCGTCCATCGGACAGCACTGGATGTACGGCGGCAAGCACGTCCTGATCGTCTTCGACGACCTGAGCAAGCAGGCCGAGGCGTACCGGGCCGTGTCGCTGCTGCTGCGCCGCCCGCCGGGCCGTGAGGCCTACCCGGGTGACGTCTTCTACCTGCACTCCCGCCTGCTGGAGCGCTGCGCGAAGCTCTCCGACGAGCTGGGCGGCGGCTCGATGACCGGCCTGCCGATCATCGAGACCAAGGCGAACGACATCTCGGCGTTCATCCCGACCAACGTCATCTCGATCACCGACGGTCAGATCTTCCTCGAGACCGACCTGTTCAACCAGGGCGTCCGGCCGGCCATCAACGTCGGTACCTCGGTCTCCCGGGTCGGCGGCGCCGCGCAGGTGAAGCCGATGAAGAAGGTCGCCGGCTCGCTGCGGCTCAACCTGGCCCAGTTCCGTGAGCTGGAGGCGTTCGCCGCCTTCGCCTCCGACCTGGACCGCGCCTCGCAGAACCAGCTCGCCCGTGGTTCCCGCCTGGTCGAGCTTCTCAAGCAGCCGAACTACTCGCCGTACCCGGTCAACGAGCAGGTCGTCTCCGTCTGGGCCGGCACCGAGGGCAAGCTGGACGACGTCCCGGTCGGCGAGGTCCGCCGCTTCGAGTCGGAGTTCCTCCAGTACCTCCGGCACAAGCACGAGGGCGTGCTGGCCGCGATCGCGGACAACAAGTGGGGCGACGACATCATCGCTTCGCTGGACTCGGCCATCAGCGAGTTCAAGCAGGTCTTCCTGGGCAAGGAGGACGAGGTCCGGGTCAACGACGCGCCGGCGCAGCCGCTGGAGGGTGAGCAGACCCGCGAGACGGTCACCCGCTTCCGCGACGGCA
- a CDS encoding F0F1 ATP synthase subunit delta, whose protein sequence is MQAASRESYSAGAERLDAYVRGAEPSAVASTADDILSVAALLRREPRLRRALSDPARPGADRAGLLGDMLRGRIGAEALDLVAALVSGRWSAPSELLDGVERLGVEALLASADSAGELGEVEDELFRFGQVVSGSTELSNALSDPMAPAERRAGLTGQLLDGKARPVTVRLVEAALAGFGGRSFIGALTRLVELAADRRDRQVAYVTVAAPLTDEEERRLGARLSEMYGREVSVKQTVDPDVLGGVRVRVGSDLYDGTVLRRLNETRNALAKR, encoded by the coding sequence ATGCAGGCCGCCAGCCGGGAGTCGTACTCCGCCGGGGCCGAGCGCCTCGACGCGTACGTCCGCGGCGCGGAGCCGTCGGCGGTGGCCTCCACCGCCGACGACATCCTCTCCGTCGCCGCTCTGCTGCGGCGCGAGCCGCGGCTGCGCCGGGCGCTGTCCGACCCGGCCCGTCCGGGCGCGGACCGTGCCGGGTTGCTCGGCGACATGCTGCGCGGCCGGATCGGCGCGGAGGCGCTCGACCTGGTCGCCGCGCTGGTCTCCGGTCGTTGGTCGGCCCCGTCCGAGCTGCTCGACGGCGTCGAGCGGCTCGGCGTGGAGGCGCTCCTGGCGAGCGCCGACTCCGCCGGCGAGCTGGGCGAGGTCGAGGACGAGCTGTTCCGCTTCGGGCAGGTCGTCTCCGGCTCCACCGAGCTGTCCAACGCGCTCTCCGACCCGATGGCCCCGGCCGAGCGGCGGGCCGGCCTGACCGGCCAGCTGCTCGACGGCAAGGCCCGCCCGGTCACCGTCCGCCTCGTCGAGGCCGCGCTCGCCGGCTTCGGGGGACGCTCCTTCATCGGGGCGCTCACCCGGCTGGTCGAGCTGGCCGCCGACCGGCGGGACCGGCAGGTCGCGTACGTGACCGTGGCGGCCCCGCTGACCGACGAGGAGGAGCGACGCCTCGGTGCCCGCCTCTCCGAGATGTACGGTCGGGAGGTGTCCGTCAAGCAGACGGTCGACCCCGACGTGCTCGGCGGGGTGCGCGTACGGGTCGGCTCCGACCTGTACGACGGCACCGTCCTGCGCCGCCTCAACGAGACCCGCAACGCGCTCGCGAAGCGCTGA
- a CDS encoding F0F1 ATP synthase subunit B, with product MFFLAAEGGETTHNPIIPVWEEIVVGGIAFIVLCFVLMKFVFPRMEQTFQARVDAIEGGIKRAEAAQAEANQLLEQYRAQLAEARTDAAKIRDDARADAEGIRQDILAKAREESDRVIAAGKEQLAAERATIVRELRTEVGTIAVDLASKIVGESLADEARRKGTVDRFLSGLESTGAR from the coding sequence ATGTTCTTCCTCGCCGCTGAGGGTGGTGAGACGACCCACAACCCGATCATCCCTGTCTGGGAGGAGATCGTGGTCGGCGGGATCGCCTTCATCGTGCTCTGCTTCGTGCTGATGAAGTTCGTCTTCCCGCGCATGGAGCAGACGTTCCAGGCCCGGGTCGACGCGATCGAGGGTGGCATCAAGCGCGCCGAGGCCGCCCAGGCCGAGGCCAACCAGCTGCTCGAGCAGTACCGGGCGCAGCTCGCGGAGGCGCGTACCGACGCCGCCAAGATCCGTGACGACGCGCGGGCCGACGCCGAGGGCATCCGTCAGGACATCCTCGCCAAGGCGCGCGAGGAGTCCGACCGGGTCATCGCCGCAGGCAAGGAGCAGCTCGCCGCCGAGCGGGCCACCATCGTGCGCGAGCTGCGCACCGAGGTCGGCACCATCGCGGTGGACCTGGCCAGCAAGATCGTCGGTGAGTCGCTGGCCGACGAGGCGCGTCGCAAGGGCACCGTCGACCGGTTCCTGAGCGGTCTCGAGAGCACGGGGGCCCGCTGA